The following coding sequences lie in one Populus trichocarpa isolate Nisqually-1 chromosome 14, P.trichocarpa_v4.1, whole genome shotgun sequence genomic window:
- the LOC18104917 gene encoding uncharacterized protein LOC18104917 produces MLHWKNSIRETYYDVLSVKEDASYVEIRTSYRSAILNYHPDKLQNTRQASDPEDESDDRFMKVQKAWEILGNSMSRAVYDSKLRALRQDTEVSEDISLEEMMVEDNGEIFEMFYQCQCGDYFSIDSSEFEKMGYTLSRDECHISIQKPDALPASVVLPCGSCSLQVRLLINADIKVPIGDNL; encoded by the coding sequence ATGCTTCATTGGAAGAATTCAATCCGAGAAACCTACTATGATGTTTTGTCTGTAAAAGAAGATGCTAGTTATGTAGAAATCCGGACAAGCTACCGATCTGCCATACTCAATTATCATCCTGATAAATTGCAAAATACACGTCAGGCGTCTGATCCTGAAGATGAATCGGATGATAGATTTATGAAGGTGCAGAAGGCTTGGGAAATCCTTGGGAACTCCATGTCTCGTGCAGTTTATGATAGCAAGCTGCGAGCTTTGAGGCAAGACACTGAAGTTTCAGAAGATATCAGTTTAGAGGAAATGATGGTTGAAGACAACGGAGAAATCTTTGAGATGTTTTACCAGTGCCAATGTGGTGATTATTTTTCCATTGATTCATCGGAGTTTGAGAAAATGGGATACACGTTATCGAGGGATGAGTGCCATATATCAATCCAGAAACCCGATGCTTTGCCAGCATCAGTTGTTCTTCCTTGTGGTTCTTGTTCACTACAAGTTCGTCTTTTGATTAATGCAGACATTAAGGTACCGATCGGTGATAATTTGTAA
- the LOC18104918 gene encoding uncharacterized protein LOC18104918 gives MSVFYHEEPPNHSKKCKFLAATLKDVFSNCSACGGQISTPGPEEEYPTTDVDDDQEIIVSEIRSRAMEKLRHKPFVFTDSFSWVYSPMTGELFVTPKAVQQKEEDDSSEDENDDAREEFFSVGSCLSCCSSALSREVFVSAKTISSPCSSFNGFEFPDFPKRSILQEFCCHCQGWPFGLCRKAVFLPPLPKSPSESWSWRKGARIVKIA, from the exons ATGAGTGTCTTTTACCATGAAGAGCCACCAAATCATTCTAAGAAGTGCAAATTCCTTGCTGCAACTTTAAAGGATGTGTTTTCGAATTGCAGCGCTTGTGGTGGACAGATTTCAACTCCAGGCCCGGAGGAAGAGTATCCAACTACTGACGTTGATGATGACCAGGAA ATTATTGTTTCAGAAATTCGAAGCCGGGCAATGGAGAAGTTGAGGCATAAACCCTTTGTTTTCACTGACAGCTTTTCCTGGGTATACTCTCCGATGACAGGAGAATTGTTTGTAACTCCGAAGGCTGTTCAACAAAAGGAGGAGGATGACAGCAGCGAGGATGAAAATGATGATGCAAGAGAGGAATTTTTCTCTGTTGGGAGTTGTTTATCCTGCTGTTCGAGTGCTTTGAGCAGGGAAGTATTTGTTTCTGCCAAGACAATCTCCTCTCCATGTTCAAGCTTCAACGGGTTTGAGTTTCCAGATTTTCCAAAGCGTTCGATACTCCAGGAGTTCTGCTGTCACTGTCAGGGATGGCCATTTGGTCTATGCAGGAAGGCTGTGTTTCTTCCACCTTTGCCCAAATCCCCTTCTGAATCTTGGTCCTGGCGTAAGGGTGCAAGGATTGTCAAGATAGCTTAA
- the LOC18104919 gene encoding succinate dehydrogenase subunit 5, mitochondrial → MEKMGALRTIYRAACLGSSRSAAISQSQLRHHLASRSLFTVSAPSVSTTPKRIPCDFRSPFAMSLGSSRSFSEDVTHFPDIKDPEILNVFKDLMATNWDELPNAVVSDAKKALSKNTDDKVGQEILKNVFRAAEAVEEFGGKIMSLKMELDDIIGLSGENVKPLPELHANAIRTFYQRYAAYLDSFGPGEGYLRKKVETELGSRMIYLKMRCCGLGAEWGKVTVLGTSGLAGSYVEQRA, encoded by the exons atggagAAGATGGGAGCACTGAGAACTATATACAGGGCAGCCTGCCTTGGATCTTCGCGTTCTGCTGCTATTAGCCAAAGCCAGCTCCGTCACCACTTGGCTTCTCGATCTCTTTTCACTGTCTCTGCGCCTTCAGTTTCAACTACTCCCAAACGCATCCCTTGCG ATTTCAGGTCTCCTTTTGCAATGAGCCTAGGAAGTTCACGATCTTTTAGCGAGGATGTAACTCACTTTCCTGACATTAAAGATcctgaaattttaaatgttttcaagGACTTGATGGCTACAAATTGGGATGAGCTCCCTAATGCAGTTGTCAGTGATGCAAAGAAAGCATTGTCTAAAAACACTGATGACAAGGTTGGCCAGGAGATCCTGAAGAATGTTTTCCGTGCAGCTGAAGCTGTTGAAGAATTTGGTGGTAAGATCATGTCTCTGAAAATGGAACTTGATGACATCATTGGATTGAGCGGCGAG AATGTAAAACCTTTGCCGGAGTTGCATGCTAATGCAATTCGTACTTTTTATCAACGGTATGCTGCGTATTTGGACTCATTTGGGCCTGGTGAAGGTTATTTGAGGAAGAAAGTAGAGACAGAGTTGGGATCAAGGATGATATACTTAAAGATGAGATGCTGCGGCCTTGGTGCTGAGTGGGGGAAG GTTACGGTTCTTGGCACTTCTGGGCTTGCTGGCTCTTATGTTGAGCAAAGAGCTTAG
- the LOC18104920 gene encoding probable carboxylesterase 2, whose product MESSKQEVVFELPVRLRVHKDCHVERPRPEDFIPPSTDPITGVSSKNIVVVAESKITARLFLPKITDPNEKLAVLVYFHGGAFVVNTPFTTRFHNLVTIIVSEANVVAVSVDYRKAPEHPIPAAYEDLWAALKWVASHSNEDELESCSGVDMAHNLAMFGGNQEPGLSIGLLRIALVHPYFWGSVPFGTAIYPDEKFSCKAVFKNTILKNNYNQLYYKTHVFKNTKNNHSFPLNLSPNSMESSKQEVVFELTMTLRVHKDGHVERLRPTDFIPPSTDPITGVSSKDIVVVPESNITARLFLPKITDPNKKLALLVYFHGGAFVINTPFTTPFHKFVTNLVSEANVVAVSVDYRKAPEHPIPAAYEDSMAALKWVASHSNGDGPEPWLNNHADFQRVFLGGDSSGANIAHNLAMTAGNPETGLSIGLLGIALVHPYFWGSVPVGSEADYPDDKSVINRDYVDRVWPFICPSNPENDDPRVNPVAEGAPRLVGLGCKRVLVCVAEHDVMKDRGWLYYEALSRSGWMGVVEIFETQGGHHGFYCNDLEPEKSKQLTQRLAAFYQTDAPLFR is encoded by the exons ATGGAGTCAAGCAAACAAGAAGTAGTCTTTGAGCTACCAGTGCGTCTCCGAGTTCACAAAGATTGCCATGTGGAGAGGCCAAGACCCGAAGATTTTATCCCTCCTTCAACCGATCCCATTACAGGAGTTTCGTCGAAAAATATTGTAGTAGTCGCAGAATCCAAAATCACTGCTCGCCTATTCCTACCTAAAATCACAGATCCGAACGAAAAACTTGCCGTCCTTGTTTATTTCCACGGAGGAGCCTTTGTTGTAAACACACCATTCACTACTCGGTTCCATAACTTGGTAACCATCATTGTTTCTGAAGCTAACGTTGTTGCTGTTTCTGTTGACTATAGGAAAGCTCCGGAGCACCCTATCCCAGCTGCATATGAAGATTTATGGGCTGCACTCAAATGGGTTGCTTCCCATTCTAATGAAGATGAACTTGAGTCTTG TTCTGGTGTTGATATGGCTCACAATCTGGCCATGTTTGGTGGGAACCAGGAGCCGGGGCTTAGTATTGGGCTTCTTAGGATTGCTTTGGTACACCCTTATTTTTGGGGTTCGGTGCCTTTTGGAACGGCGATTTATCCAGATGaaaag ttctcttgtaaggccgttttcaagaatacaattctgaaaaataattataatcaacTCTACTATAAAACACACGTTTTCAAGAATACAAAGAACAACCATAGCTTCCCTCTCAATCTCTCTCCAAATTCCATGGAGTCCAGCAAACAAGAAGTAGTCTTTGAGCTAACAATGACTCTCCGAGTTCACAAGGATGGTCATGTAGAGAGATTAAGACCCACAGATTTTATCCCACCTTCAACCGATCCCATTACAGGAGTTTCATCGAAAGATATTGTAGTAGTTCCAGAATCCAACATCACTGCTCGCCTATTCCTACCTAAAATCACAGATCCGAACAAAAAACTTGCTCTACTTGTTTATTTCCACGGAGGAGCCTTTGTTATCAACACGCCATTCACTACTCCGTTCCATAAATTTGTAACCAACCTTGTCTCTGAAGCCAATGTTGTTGCTGTTTCTGTTGACTATAGGAAAGCTCCGGAGCACCCTATCCCAGCTGCATACGAAGACTCAATGGCTGCACTCAAATGGGTTGCTTCCCATTCTAATGGAGATGGACCTGAGCCTTGGTTAAATAACCATGCTGATTTTCAACGAGTTTTTTTGGGTGGTGATAGTTCTGGTGCTAATATTGCTCACAATTTGGCTATGACTGCTGGGAATCCTGAGACGGGGCTTAGCATTGGGCTTCTTGGGATTGCTTTGGTACACCCTTATTTTTGGGGGTCGGTGCCTGTTGGATCGGAGGCGGATTATCCAGATGACAAGTCTGTAATTAATCGAGACTACGTGGATCGAGTTTGGCCATTTATTTGTCCATCTAACCCGGAGAACGACGATCCACGGGTTAATCCAGTGGCAGAAGGTGCACCACGCCTAGTGGGCCTGGGGTGTAAGAGGGTGCTGGTTTGCGTGGCCGAGCATGATGTGATGAAAGATAGAGGCTGGCTTTACTACGAGGCATTGAGCCGAAGTGGGTGGATGGGTGTGGTTGAGATATTTGAGACACAAGGAGGGCACCATGGATTCTATTGTAATGACCTGGAACCTGAGAAATCTAAACAGTTGACACAAAGACTGGCTGCTTTCTACCAGACTGATGCGCCTCTATTTCGATAG